In Colletotrichum destructivum chromosome 1, complete sequence, the sequence CAACTGAATGGTCCGGCACTGGACCAGCTTCATTAGGTGCGATAGAGGACGGACCTCTGCGGCCAGCAGGAAGATTGTCAAGTTGTAGTTGGATACTAGTCCCTCCGAGGGCCGGCTCAGCTGTGCGCGGATAGCATGCAACAGGTATGCTCCCAACATCGGGAACATGAAGCACGATATCAAAGCCAGAATCTCGTGCACccagagctcggccagggcgtcTTCCTTCTTGACCCGGGGCATTGTCTTGGGGACTTGCCCCTGGACGAAGGACGTGGGCGTGGTAGGCACCTCGGGCATGTCGTCGATGCTTCCATTCGCCGTGTGGCCgttcgccgtcgacgtcgccgaggacgggcTTCCGACGGCCTGTTCCGTCTCGCTCTCGTCATCGATGACGGCGCTTGTGTTGCTTTCGGCGCGAACTCGGACTGCTTGCGCCGAGTGATACCAGTTCCTGGGTGGCTGGTGTGTCAGCGCTCGGATGGTCCTGCCCATAGCTACAAGCAAACAGGTCAAGGAGAGCGCCGGGCTTACCATGGCTGTGTCACAGACCAGTGCAGGAACACGGCCGACAAACCCAGTAGCATGACGTCCGTCACGACGGCGCTACCATTTTGGAAAAGCAAACCTCCAACggcaggaagaagggcaaaaGCGAGAGGAATCGAAGCCCAGTTTGACATTTCGtcagccgacgacgtcgacgggaTATCGCCATGTCTCGGACTCAGGAAGTCCCTTGCCTCGCTGAAGCTGTACTCGGATAAagttgagcttcttctcctgcccAGCCCTGTCTCTGCGAACGAGTTCTCGGTGGGTATGTGGCCGAagggcggccgtcggcgcaTCTGGGAAGCATCGTCTACAACCACTGTTCGCTTGAAATGGCCCGACGGCACTGGTGAAGCTGTTGTCCCAGGCGATGATATGGTCTGCTTCCTGCTAATGttgctcgtcgtcgtgatCGGCGAGATCGGACTCCGAGAACTGTTCTCGTCCGACATGGCGGATAGATTGGGTGGTTGTTTCTGGTCGAAAGCTTTCTTGTATTAATGCAACCCTTTGTCCGCTTCTTTGTTGGTGTTGAGCTGGTCGGTTAGATTGATGTGTTGGTCGATTACGGGACGTTCTTCGGGAAGACGTGCGAAGTGTGAGCTAGATAGGGACAGGTAGGCAGGTTGTAGGGGGGGCTTTTGAGGATTCCCCGTGCGACACACGGCGCGCCCTTGAAATCGAGAAATTTGAGGTGGAGGACTCCTTTGCCAGACTTCCTCCTGAGTCCCgggagaaaaggagaggGAATGAGGTACGtaaaggagaaggaggaggaggggaggaatggCCGCTAACTACAGATTAGGTATTGCGTGTCTTGGGGAGGGAGAGGTAGTGTGTAGCCGTGTGTAGCGTATGTAGCGTGTGTGCGTACGTGCGACCGAACCGGTCCTCCCAGTCTTAGCAAGGGCGAGAAGTGAAGCGCCACGAGCTGAGGATCGGTTTGGCGTTGGTATGtcgctggcggcgatggacGTGGTTTTAGTCGGGGGGCTTTGGTGGTGGCGACTTGGATCGTCTCTGGCCGTGTTTTGCTACCTAccctaggtaaggtaccgGGACGTGATTGGGTGGAGGAAATTGTCCGGCGACTTTTGACTCTTGATGAGTCTCGAATGGAGTCGGCGACGTGTGGCCGAGGAAAGGTGAGGTGAAGGTGCGCCTTGCCTACCCTTGTTCCGCGTCAGGTTCAATTCCCCTCGAGGCGTCGGTTGGAACGGGACGAGGGTTCCAGGAGCCGTGGACGGGAGAAGAGCCAAGTGCAGCGTCGAGGTTCGGGGTAGAGACGGAGGCAGAGGTGGAGGCAGCtcgaggtggtggcggtggatGTGGAGGTAGAGGTAAGCGACCAAAGTCCGAAGTACATAATAAGGTTGCGAGGATGCTCGGCCTGTGAGGTGAAGAAACGCAGGCGCAGCCTGAAAGTGCTGGGCTAAAGGATGCAAGTAAGTGCAAGCAGGGCAGGGATTCAGGCGGCCTGCATCTGGCCGAATTGTTTCATTCCAAGGGAGGTAGGTACCACTGCTTCGAACGTTCGGGCTCCAAGTACCCgcctacctgcctgcctctcGCTCACAAGGAGGTTTTGTTAGCAGTCTGGCAGCTTTCAGAGGTAAACGAAGGCTTAGCCAGTTGGGCAATTAGTTACCTTGCTctttctgctgctgcacgaGTCTACTGTACAGAAAGAGCATGTCATCGTTGCAGCGCTGCATCTGTAAGTATGCTGGCTGATGACCCGCCCTTTTCGATGCTGACGACAGGGATGATGATGCAGTGATGCAACCCGCCCGTGGCCGgcgccccctccctccccctcgcaCCTTCCCCCGCTCCCGCTCTGCCCACGTTCGCATCCAGCCCCTGGATACCCTGTAGCATGATCCACTGTGGACGCCGGACTGGGCCGAAGGAGTTATTATTCCCCATCTCTGCCGCTTCAACCTCACCCACTTACTTCCGTTGTCCTTTTTGGCGTTctggtgacgatgacggtggtGGTTTTTCTAACAACGGAACAGAGCATCCATTGTAAGTGACTCTGCCGTGTTGCGCATGGCTTTCGTGCTTCAAGTGTCAACAGGCAGCCGCTGTCTGCTGTCTGCTGTCTGCTGTCCACAGGTAGGTAGGACATTACTTCGCTTCGGGCCAACGCCATAGGCTAGCGGGACGTGAAACCGCCATCTCATTTTACCACTTTCGCCTTCACGGCGCACGCATCCCGCATCCTCATCGTCACCGATGAGAGGTGCACTATTGCTCGATGAAAAGGACAGTGGCGTGTCAACCACCTGCAGGCTGCTACCTCTCCCCCAGAACCTTATCTGGCCTGCCGTCATGGCTTGGCGGTGTGCgtgtcctcgatggcctgcGAGCCAGCCATCCTCTCTACTATCGGGGCCGGTGTCAAGGGACGAACGACCCCAGCAAGcctctcctctgcctcgGCTCCGACTCCCATGTCCATCACGTTTCCTAGCGGTTCCGGCAGCCGAGGTTTGGAACGGGTTATGGCatcaacaacggcaacggctgTGGTAGCAACCTCCTTGTACGAGCCGTGAACTCCGTTCCCGCCCCAACAAAAACAAGCTCGTCACACAACTCACCCTCTCCAACCAATCCAACCTCGCTCCTTCCTCCCGAATCACTCCCAGGCCTACACCGTGGACTGGGTGGATGACAACTAGcagggaaagggagggagacCGTGTTCAACTTGTTCCTGGGTTGATATAGCGCTGACCTTGCCCCCCCCAAGACAAATGGCCGTGTGTTTGGCTTGTTCGATGGAACAGACGTATTGATCGAAGCGTCAATAGTTTTGTGGGCCATTGCTCGCCACGGGACTGCGGCCAAAGCTTCCCATAGCATCGTCTGTCCCAACCCGGCCCCATAAGCCACGAGTTGAGAGATCCACGAGTGTTAAAGGGCCGGCTTGGATGTTTCGAGTGAGCTGGGACCGCCGCGCGCCGCAGACTTCTCTTGCATCTGTGACATGCCCATTTCGGGAGACATTGATTACCAATGTCGTCAGAACACAAAAGACGATCCAGGCAACTGTGGATAAACAGCTGCCATTTAGAAATTCGCTGGCCACGGACCAGAAACGGAGCAAGACCGAGTTCCGGTGATCCGATTCGTCAGTGCAGACCTGCAGCCGCAGTATAGGGGGCCATGGCGTCCGTCACCCAAGCCAAGCGTCAGGAGCAAATGCTAAGAGATTTTCTTGTCTAAGAGACGGGTATCAGACGGAACCCCACAGTGCCACGGGAAATGTCTCGTCGACACCTAACGCGGAAGCACCAGCCACAGGCGTGAGCGACGTTCAAATTAAAGAATGGGAGGGGTTCCCGAGATTCCCTTGGCCGAAAATGGTATGAACGGTGTAACTTGTTGCGGTTATATTCGTCGACAACTCTCGGCCGGCACCATCTCCGCTGAAGTTGTGACGCGCACCTGTGATTGGCGAGTGACGTAGTCGTGGTCAATGAGCAGACCGCTTGCTGCGTGCAGCGTGCAGTTTGCTGGCTGTCTTACTGGGATAGTACGATCGGCATGGGGGATGCCTTCTTGTCTCATGCGGATATCAATAGCAAGGCGAGACACCGAAAGGCCCCGCCTAACTATTTGCGAGGGAGATGCTCTCGCTCTTCCTCACGTACGATTTGTGCTCTTGTAGCCACCATGTCACAGTGTAGTGCACTGGAGTAATGTGGTTGAACGCCCTCCCGCACGATCTCCGCCACCACCCACATGTTGTCCACGACGCCGGGATCAACTTCAGGCCATACCCAATGGCAGCGAGGCTTAGGCTAGTTATTCGatggtggggggagggactAGGGATTTGCGACCCGCTACTGGTAACTGAATTGCCACAAGGGAAATCCAATTTGTTGTCCGAAAGACGGGTCGGTCGATTCTCAGGTTGTCTGTTTTGGGGTGCCTGGCAGACCAACGTTCCTGTTTCGTACCAAGGTGTTACAGCAGACAGTAACTGCTGGTAAGTTCGTGGATAAaagggtgtttttttttcgccgatgactcaggccgttagttggggcccataaaggtcaagctTTCCTGTTTCGTACTTGATTCGCAAGGCTCCAATGGCGGGCTTTGAACCAGCTGGACGGTTTGGTAGTGTATACacaggagaagaggaggctgGCTGTCTGGACTGTCGTGATGCCGCGGCAGCGGATAAATTGACGGGCAGATGGGCCGAGTGCTACAGTCGCGGCTTGATACGCACGAATGGTACAGTGCCGTTGCCTGAGCCACGGGGCAATGGCCGATACCGCTCCCCCAGAGTGTGTTTCTTGGAGGTGGAGAGCGCGTCGCGGTGTCTGTCAGAAAGGACGACACGTATCGACATGTGTGCTGCTTACGGAATATCCGTGGAGGACCCTTCGAATGTCATATTCGTTATCTCTCCCCTCATGCTGACGTCGCGTCCGAGTCGAGATGCAGGATGGCATAGGCCAGAGACAGAGGCAGAGAGCCACCGATGTGTTGCTTATTCTCTTTCTCATGCAAAACGGATCTCAAGGTGGCAGGGGGCGACGAAGCAAGGCGCGCAATGGCGTCTGCAGACCCGGACACCCTCATGAGGGGCCCTGGGTGAGGGCTCGCCAAGCAAGGAGAACCAGGGTGACTGGATGGGTCCTGGAAGACAGAATGCGTCAAGGAGTCAATGATTGACTGTGGTGCACGAAGTATGCAGCCCTGAACCAGGTAAGAGCGAGCCTTGCGGGAAATCTCTGCAAGCCTCGCCAAATGGACAATTTAAAGCACCTTGTCTGTTAGCCGGGGAAACAGGGAGGGGCCTGCCAGGCTGAACGCCGTTTGGATCAGGTGGAGGAAGTCATGAGCGTGGCAGGCCGTCGTCATATATTGAAGGGCTGAGGGACGCCTGCACCGGTTGGCCCTGGAGGGCTCGGCATCGTGTCTCgacctttcttttctttttgttgcGGAAAAAAAATTCTTTTTTGAAAGAAGACGGGCGATGCACCAAATCGAACCAACGGCATCGTTGCGTCAAGGCGGCGCCTTATTTAACTGTAACAGGGAGAACCGCTTCACCGGATCACGGGGTTGTCGTATATGCCGCCCTGCTCCGCTCCACAaagtcgacggcgacgctggGTTTAAGTTATTGACTGTCTCTCTTTTTGTCTTCCATCCTCGATCCCTCCTGTGACACAACTCGACTCAACACGACACGACCGGATACGTAGTCGCGGACaacagccagccagccacaTTGCTTGGCTCCAAGAGATAACTTCATCGACGTTGTCTCTCTGAAGTCGATTCCGATCAAGGACCAGCAAGTTGGCGTTGTCGTGAGCTCAAACGAAtgcgaagaagagacagcGACGACCCACGAAGACGCGAAAGGCCAGTTGGCGAATGAGTACTGAAGGCAGCAAGACGATTGATTCCCGGGCAAATTAGGAACAGAacagcagtagcagcagcagcgacgccAACGCAATCTGGTGGACACCGAtcgagctgcagctgcaggaaCCGTCATCCCGGGCGAGCTAGATCCGAACCACGTTTCTGCGCAACAGACCAGCAAAAAGAGAGGTGGAGGGAGGACCTCTGTCCGTTCAGGGGTCTTCTCGCTCGTGGCCGCCTGCCCTGCGCCTGCCGTGAGTGGCCCTACCTAGGCCCCAATAACTACCCatctaggtaggtaggtggtcATATGTGGCACTGGTGGGTAAGGCAACGCGAGACGCAAGCCTTGAAAGCTGCTGAACGTtgaaagggaaggaaggaacCATCCACCACCCCCAGGACTGGCCTTCCCACAATGCTGGGACTGTGCTCTAATCCaatctcggccatctccatcccccccctgAACACCTTCTCCACCCTTCTTCCATCACCCGCCTGCACATCGTCGCTCAATCGGGCGCATTTATTCACCAATCCTTATTCATTGTCGCCCATCACCAACTGCGACTGTGCCTGCGCTTGTATCCGTACTTGTGCCTGTgcctgcagcagcaccacctcGCGTCCGCCCGCAGTCGTCGCTCTTCGGTCCAAGTCGGCCAGGACAACCACCTCCAACACTcccggcaccaccaccaccaccactaccaccaccgccagTGGCCGCATTGCCCACGCTCGCATTGAAGAGACCACCACCGTTCGAGCAAAGACCAAAGCTGTAGTCCGAGCCACTGTTGTCGCTGCATCCGTCTCTTGCTGCTCGTCCTGCACCTGCACGACTTGGGCTTCGCATTTCTTTGTCCGAGTCCCCACACATCACGCAGCAAACCTAATCGCCCAGCTGCGCGACCCGGCTTTGACCCTCCAACGACGCATCTCCCCCAGCCACATCCGAGTctcaccctcctccttctcctcgtcttcctcgcccgccttccCCTACTCACTGCGGCGCCGACCTCCTCAACCACTCTTCTCGTTCCGCCCGAAaacgccgctgctgccgcttAAAGAGGCCCTGGCGATCTCAAAGAGCCTGGCCCGGGCGCTGCTGCAAActcctcttcgtcgacaAGTCCAATTCTCCACCGTGCCCCGTaaggccgtcgtcctcgcggcggccttcttcgaaCCATTCTTCCCACGGCTTCCCACGCGAGTAACACGTCTTCGTCACCGGCCACCGTAGATGCATCCGTCGCAAACACTCGCCTCGCCACGCTTTCGCAGCAGCCCGCTTATCCCGGCGCCTCCCCCGACCTGCAACTTCCTGtagccgctgccgccgccgccttgcccCAAGCTCGCTCTCCATCCCTGCTCCGCCAATACGACCCTAAAGAATACTTCCTGCAGTCTCCCTTTCGGAATCGTGCAGCCTCCTCTGCTGCCCGTCGACTTCCTCACCTCTCGGCCGCTCGTCTCTGGAACCCGACCAACTCCACCCCCAGGCTTCCCGGCAAGCCTGTCCGCAAACGACGCCCATCGACACCGCCCCCGCCCGCCGTTCCGCTATCTCACCCGACCCTCGATCCATCCTCCGTCGACCCTTCCGACCCCTTGGGAATTGGCGCCGGCGACTACCCGCTGCTGACCCTTCCCGAGCAGCGCCAGACCCGACACTCGACCTCTAATCGAGCCAGCCTCCAGGTCGATCGGACCGCCAACGCCGAACATCGCATCAGCCTTCCACCCTCGCTCCGTCACTCGTACGACGGCAGGAGGTCCGCCGATCCTTCCCCAACCTTTCCGGATCCCGACTCGGGGCCCGCTGACGACAAAGACGGAGCTTCGGTAGAACCTCCCGCCGACAATCGACTCACCGGCCTGCGGAAGCGCGGTCAGAGTGTTTCGAACCCCCTTGTCCGAGACTTCGCCATCActctcgacatcaacaaggGAAAAGGAAAGGCAGTCATGGAGCAGGCCACCGAATCTCAGGGGCGAGGCGCCTCCAAGGATTTAGAACGAGGTCCGGACGTTCTTCCGCGTCATTCCAATGTCTCGGCTGGCGATGGCATCGGCTCGGCCATTTCTTCTTCAGACTCGTCCATTATGGGAGAGGAATTGCCGCCGGATTTGGGCGAGGAATGGGGCCCGCAGCACCCTTGCTTTCCCCATCTGAACCCTCACGTCCCCCTCGACTCCCCCGAGTATCACAACACTAGAATCATCCGAGTACGTCGAGACTGGTTAATAGAAGGCGATCTGGCCCCGACGTTTTCCAATCTGTACCCCGAAATCTTGGATCCGGCGGGCCTGTCAGAGCAAGAGTTTCGAAGGATTATCGACAAATTGAACAGCGAGCTCATTCCCATCTTCAGCCCGTATAATTGGAGAAACGTGGTGGACGGCTTGCTGGGTCTCGTGACGGGCTGGTTGTGGGACGACTTGGGCTTCACCGGCGTCAAGGCTCGGCTGAAGCGCCTGGAACGCTGGATTGATCAGTGGAAtgtcgagatggagaagactGTCGGCAATGAGGACAGCTCAATGGCGCCTCGCATCATCTCCCTGAGGAAAACCGGCTATATGACGGTAAGTAGACGCTCCCCGAGCTCTGCGTTCAGTTTCGGTGCGCTAAACCTAGGCACAGCTCGACATCCAAATCCCAGATCCGGAAATCGCCCCGGCCCCCAGCACACCTGGGGGCTCGAGGTCCGAAAACATGCCTATGGAGCCGCCGGCTGCCGTGACGGCCTGATCTTTGTCGGCAAACCATGGCTCGTTTTCCTGTGCATTCTTCCTTTCCAATTCGTATTTCACCCTACACTCTTTCTAATACCGGTATCGACCGCGGTGTGGGACGAACCGACATGAGTTTATACGACCGAAGCCTCTCTTCCTCACGAGGCACCCGATATCCAATTATTCCCCGGGGCTCACTCATGTGGCACTTGACTTGCCTCATGCCCCATCCTACCAACTATCACCTTATACCAAGGCATCGCGCGGAGTTTTAGGAGCCTTTTGGCTGAGATAGTTACGAATGTGGTTCCATGATTATTTTTTCTCTCGCTTCCCGGCTTTACGGCCTAGGGTGTTTTTTCTGGTTTTAATTCTTTTTGCTTGCGCTTTATCTTGCACCGGTCAGAGTTTGCGGGTTGAAGCGATCCGGCGACCAGGGGGGGACACGGCCACGCACAGCTCGGCCCGGAAGCACGTAGTTGGGCTCATGACCCTGTAATGTTTATCTAGATACCTATTATCCCTCTCGACGTTGGCTTTAGTGTGTCATGGTTTTTCCTGCAAACCCGCTCTGCAGTGACATGTCGCCGTCTGTGCATCCATTTGGGGCAGGTAAGCTTTTCATGCTGCATCAGTCTGATGGCGACGCAGATTTTCGTTGTCGGAATGCATGGGCAGGTCTCATGCCTAGCGAACGAGTAGAGTTGTGTTTGACAgcaaaccccctccccccatcgTGATATCCTTGTGGTACCCTCCACGGACCGGCCACCGAGAGACACACATTCTTACTCGAGGGAAACGAGCATCACCCTGACCGAGCATATACGTGAGCCTTGGCTGGCAAGGCAATGGCGGACTGGCTGTCCAGAATCGCCCTGTCGTGAGGACACGACGAGTCCGAGGCGTTGGAGGGACCTTGGGAGTGGCCATGATGCCAGTCTGAGCGCGGCTTGGTGATTTCTTCATGGTTGCAAGGACATGTCTGGGAGCCATCATCGCCTGCTGACTTCATCGGCGTCAGACTAGTTGGTGGTGGTTCGTCAGCCAGCATTTTCTTACGTTCAGAGCAGAGCCACAAAGCGGGCGTAGCCACGCACACTATCTGTTCTTGCCACGGGACTTCGGGCTGCTGCTCCGTGTGCCCCGAGGCTGCGGACCCTTCGCGGAGCCGTGGGAGGACCCTGCCGAAGCCTAGCGCCCGCATGGCCCGGCGATAGGTCCTCATCGTGTCAGTCGTCATGCCGAAGAAGTAGAAGATGGGTAGAGCCGTCGCGATGGCCAGGTACTGGTGGTTGAGCTCGAGGAAACTGAGGCTGCCGCTGGGCAGTAGCAGTATGGTATCCCACGGGAAGGGgtcgtcgacctgctgcCGGATCCTGTGGAAGTCGAAGCCTCGGGAGAGCATGTCTGTCCTGAATTGGGCGACTGTCATGTAGAGCTCCAACGGCATGTAGGGCACGAGCACGCACGCCGTGACGAGGAACAGCCGCCACCGTGTCCGGCTTGCCCGCGAGGTGGCGGAGCTGTTCGACATGAGCGCCGGGCGGGTGGCCTGCGCGATAAGACTGTAACGCCTCCATGAAATAACTGCGCATAGTTGTGAGTACGGACTTCGCGGTTaaactctctctctctctctctctctctctcacacacacacataaacACAGACTCACCGGCGTAGTAGCTTGACATGAAAACCACGAGCGGGCGTGGGAGCAGAAAGAAGACGAAAAAAGG encodes:
- a CDS encoding Putative Golgin subfamily A member 7/ERF4 protein, which gives rise to MLGLCSNPISAISIPPLNTFSTLLPSPACTSSLNRAHLFTNPYSLSPITNCDCACACIRTCACACSSTTSRPPAVVALRSKSARTTTSNTPGTTTTTTTTTASGRIAHARIEETTTVRAKTKAVVRATVVAASVSCCSSCTCTTWASHFFVRVPTHHAANLIAQLRDPALTLQRRISPSHIRVSPSSFSSSSSPAFPYSLRRRPPQPLFSFRPKTPLLPLKEALAISKSLARALLQTPLRRQVQFSTVPHASVANTRLATLSQQPAYPGASPDLQLPVAAAAAALPQARSPSLLRQYDPKEYFLQSPFRNRAASSAARRLPHLSAARLWNPTNSTPRLPGKPVRKRRPSTPPPPAVPLSHPTLDPSSVDPSDPLGIGAGDYPLLTLPEQRQTRHSTSNRASLQVDRTANAEHRISLPPSLRHSYDGRRSADPSPTFPDPDSGPADDKDGASVEPPADNRLTGLRKRGQSVSNPLVRDFAITLDINKGKGKAVMEQATESQGRGASKDLERGPDVLPRHSNVSAGDGIGSAISSSDSSIMGEELPPDLGEEWGPQHPCFPHLNPHVPLDSPEYHNTRIIRVRRDWLIEGDLAPTFSNLYPEILDPAGLSEQEFRRIIDKLNSELIPIFSPYNWRNVVDGLLGLVTGWLWDDLGFTGVKARLKRLERWIDQWNVEMEKTVGNEDSSMAPRIISLRKTGYMTLDIQIPDPEIAPAPSTPGGSRSENMPMEPPAAVTA